A window of the Lactuca sativa cultivar Salinas chromosome 5, Lsat_Salinas_v11, whole genome shotgun sequence genome harbors these coding sequences:
- the LOC111908072 gene encoding receptor-like protein kinase ANXUR2, with amino-acid sequence MDAFLEEFEHLKIRLEDIKSATYNFDMSNIIGKGGFGMVYKGVLSHFKEQNIVAFKRLDRNFGQGDPEFWREILMLSHHTHKNLITLLGFCEEDGEKILVYEYASRGSLDHHLSCSTLNWRQRLKICVEAATGLCYLHDPKGTQQRVIHRDIKSSNILIDENWNAKISDMGLSKIGPANQQHSFLATNVVGTFGYVDPTYAEKSILTKESDVYSFGVVLFEVLCGRLCFVNNNGHFESLVGMWKKSYKQKNVDAIIFEDLKQHMNRDSLEIFSDIAYQCLQKSREGRPKMLHVLEQLETALCSQEKFEEVEQAMDYEEELKMFLSEGISAHGDEMLAARLDFRKMKHGCKHYRRRCKLRAPCCNKVFWCHHCHNNFSSVFNGPKERHNIVRGDVQQVVCIICNTEQPVDQICGNCGVKMGEYFCGICKLFDDNTSKQQFHCNDCGICRLNGRENFYHCDKCGCCYANHKRGSHTCVENATKIECPGCHEYLFESSKNITFMYCGHTIHVDCYSARLRKNKTSCPICKTSSLLDKKVARIKQGD; translated from the exons ATGGATGCCTTCTTGGAGGAATTTGAGCATCTTAAAATCCGACTGGAAGATATAAAGTCAGCCACATACAATTTTGATATGAGCAACATTATCGGAAAAGGTGGATTTGGAATGGTGTACAAAGGAGTACTCTCTCACTTTAAGGAACAAAACATAGTTGCCTTTAAACGTCTAGATCGTAACTTTGGGCAAGGAGACCCTGAGTTCTGGAGAGAGATCCTCATGCTTTCCCATCACACACATAAAAACCTCATCACTCTCTTGGGATTTTGCGAAGAGGATGGTGAGAAGATCCTTGTGTACGAGTATGCATCTCGTGGAAGCCTCGATCACCATCTAAGTTGCAGTACTCTCAATTGGAGGCAACGCCTCAAGATATGTGTCGAGGCTGCAACGGGACTGTGCTATCTTCATGATCCCAAGGGGACACAACAAAGAGTTATCCACCGGGATATTAAAAGTTCCAATATTCTAATTGATGAGAATTGGAATGCTAAAATTTCTGACATGGGATTATCGAAAATAGGACCTGCTAATCAGCAACACAGCTTTCTTGCCACCAATGTTGTAGGTACCTTTGGGTACGTAGATCCAACATATGCGGAGAAGAGCATCTTAACAAAAGAGTCTGATGTGTATTCTTTTGGTGTGGTCTTATTTGAAGTGTTGTGTGGGAGACTATGCTTTGTGAATAACAATGGTCATTTTGAGAGTTTAGTGGGAATGTGGAAAAAGAGCTACAAACAAAAGAATGTAGATGCCATTATTTTTGAAGATCTGAAACAACACATGAATCGAGATTCTTTGGAAATATTCTCAGACATTGCCTATCAATGTTTGCAAAAATCTCGTGAAGGACGACCAAAGATGTTGCATGTTTTGGAACAGCTTGAGACCGCACTTTGCTCTCAGGAGAAGTTTGAAGAGGTGGAACAAGCAATGGACTATGAAGAGGAACTAAAGATGTTTCTCTCCGAAGGAATCTCTGCTCATGGGGACGAAATG CTAGCAGCACGCTTGGATTTCAGGAAGATGAAACATGGGTGCAAGCATTACCGTAGGCGATGCAAACTCCGTGCTCCTTGCTGCAACAAGGTATTTtggtgccaccattgccacaacaATTTTTCCAGTGTGTTTAACGGTCCCAAGGAAAGGCACAACATTGTCCGGGGAGATGTTCAGCAAGTTGTTTGTATAATTTGCAATACGGAACAGCCAGTTGATCAGATTTGTGGTAATTGTGGAGTGAAAATGGGGGAATACTTTTGCGGAATTTGCAAGCTGTTTGATGATAATACTTCAAAACAGCAGTTTCATTGTAATGACTGTGGGATATGCAGACTCAATGGTCGTGAAAACTTCTATCATTGCGACAAGTGTGGGTGTTGCTATGCAAATCACAAACGTGGTTCCCACACTTGTGTGGAGAACGCAACGAAAATTGAATGCCCGGGATGCCATGAGTATCTGTTTGAATCCAGTAAGAATATAACATTTATGTATTGTGGACATACGATACATGTGGATTGCTACTCGGCGAGGTTGAGAAAAAATAAAACCAGCTGTCCTATATGCAAAACTTCGTCCCTTTTGGACAAGAAGGTAGCCAGGATTAAACAAGGAGATTGA